The sequence TCACCGGCGGCCCCTCCCCAGGAAACGGCGCTGCGGGGAATCAAATGCACCAGTTCCGGCCGGGCGATGCAAACCTCGCCCATGATGGGCTCTTCCACCAGAACGAAGCGCCCCTCCCGAACCCGGCGCTCAAGACATTCATAATAGGCGTCGCCCCAGCGGATGACAGCCTCGCTTGAGCCGCCCCAGAACCCGGCGGCGACCGCCAATGCCGGTTGGCCGCCATCCGGCGCAGGACCATTCCCCGGCGGCGGGCCGGAAAGCCCGGGTGGCGAATCCGGATAATTGACGACGGGAATCGCCACCCTGTCCTGCGGCAGCGCCCGGCACACCTGCAAATTCGGCCATTCAACGCGCTGCGACAAACGGAACACCTGTTCGTTGTAACTGGCGGTTGCCTTGAAAATACCGACATCACACCAGAATATCATTTCCGACCCGAACGGGTTCATCCCGGCGGCGCGGCGGGCAAAGTTGCACTTCTCATTCCAGACCATGGCGAGATTGGGGTCCAGGGAACCGGACCTGTCCGGACGATCCGGGCACTGATCCTGAAAAACACGCCGGTATTTGTGGACAAGAAATTCCTCCGGACTGACGGCAAGATAAACCGCGGGCCTGTCGCCTCTCATCCGCCTCATTTCATCCAGCGATTGCTCTTCACCGAAAACAACCAGCGGCCAGCGGATATGCGACAGCAAATTCCGCATCCATTCCTCGTACGGGCGAAAGGAGGATGCGCCTCTCCGCCTGATTTTGTACCAGGCCGTCACCAGCGTTATCGGATATTGTTCGCGTGTCTCCATTGCAAACACTCAGTCGTTGAAAAGCCAGGGCGCGGCGCGGCGGCGTCTTTGCTCGCAGGCGCGGATGTCGGCGGCGTGGCGCAGTGTCAGGCCGATTTCGTCCAGCCCTTCAAGCAGGCAGCGCTTGCGAAACGGGTCCACCTCAAACGGCCACGACGACTCGCCGTCGCCGACGCGCTGGCGCGGCAGGTCAACCGTCAGGCGGTAGCCTTCGCGCGCCGCGGTGCGCGCGAACAGTTCGTCCACTGCGGCGTCCGGCAGTTCCACCGGCAGCAGGCCGTTCTTGAACGAGTTGCCGAAAAACAACTCGGCGAAGCGCGGCGCGATGACGGCGAAAAAACCGGCGTCCATCAGCGCCCACACCGCGTGCTCGCGCGACGAGCCGCAGCCGAAGTTCTCGCGCGCCAGCAAAATGCCGGCGCCGCGGTAACGCGCCCGGTTCAGCACAAAATCGGGGTTGGGGCGGCGCTTTGAGTGGTCGTCGCCGATGTCGCCCGGGTCGAGATAGCGCCAGTCGTCGAACAGGTTCGGGCCGAAGCCGGTGCGCTTGACCGACTTCAGGTACTGCTTCGGAATGATCGCGTCGGTGTCCACATTGGCGCGGTCGAGCGGCGCGACGATGCCCTGTTCAACCTGAAACGCGCGCATCGCCAATCAGTCGCGCCAGTCGCGCACATCCACAAAGCGGCCCGCCACCGCCGCCGCCGCCGCCATCGCCGGGCTGACCAGGTGGGTGCGCCCGCCCTGCCCCTGGCGCCCCTCGAAGTTGCGGTTGGAGGTGGAGGCGCAGCGCTCGCCGGCGGCGAGGCGGTCTTCGTTCATGCCGAGGCACATCGAGCAGCCCGGTTCGCGCCATTCAAAACCGGCATCAATGAAAATGCGGTCAAGCCCCTCGCGCTCGGCCTGGCGCTTGACCGGGCCGGAACCCGGCACCACCAGCGCCTGGCGGATGCCGGCGGCGACGCGCCGGCCCCTGACGATGGCCGCGGCCTCGCGCAAATCCTCGATGCGCGAGTTCGTGCACGAGCCGATGAACACCTTGTCGAGCATGATGTCGCCGATGGCCGTGCCCGGGCGCAAATCCATGTACGCCAGCGCCTTGCGCCAGCCCTCGGCCCTGACCGGGTCGCTCTCGCCGTCGGGGTCGGGCACGCGCCCGCCGACGGCGGCGACCATCTCCGGCGAAGTGCCCCAGGTCACCTGCGGTTCGACTTCGGCGGCGTTGATCGAGACCTCGCGGTCGAACACCGCGCTGTCGTCGGAGCGGCAGTCGCGCCACGCCCGCTGCGCGCGCTCCCACATTTCACCGGCGGGCGCGTACGGGCGCCCGCACAGGTAGTCGCGCGTGACCTCGTCGCAGGCCACCAGCCCGGCGCGCGCGCCGGCCTCGATGGTCATGTTGCAGACGGTCATGCGGTTTTCCATCGAAAAGCCGCGAATGACATCGCCGGCGTATTCAATCGCATAGCCCGTGCCGCCGCCGGCGCCGATTTTTCCGATGATCGCCAGCACGACATCCTTGGCGGTGACGCCGCGCGGCAGCGCGCCGTTGACGCTGATTCGCATGTTGCGAAGTTTTTTTGCCGGCAGGCACTGCGTCGCGAACACATGCTCCACTTCCGAGGTGCCGACGCCCATCGCCAGCGCCGCGAACGCGCCGTGCGTCGAGGTGTGCGAGTCGCCGCACACCAGCGTCATCCCCGGCAGCGTCGCGCCCTGCTCGGGGCCGATGACATGGACGATGCCCTGGCGCTCGTCGTCCAGCCCGTAATAGGTCAGCCCGTGCTCCCCGCAGTTGCGCGTCAGCGTGTCCAGTTGCACGCGCGCGACCGGGTCGGCGACGCCGCGCGCGCGGTTTTGCGTCGGCACATTGTGGTCGGCGACGGCGAGGATGGACGAGGCGCGCCACAACCCGCGCCCCGCCAGGCGCAGCCCCTCAAAGGCCTGCGGCGAGGTCACCTCGTGCACCAGATGGCGGTCTATGTACAGCAGCCCCATGCCGCCGTCCTCCTCGCGCACGAGGTGGTCGCGCCACAATTTGTCGTAAAGCGTCAGTCCCGGCATGGCGTGATTTTAGCATTGACGGCGGCGCGTGGCAGGTGCGGCCGGCGATGACGGCGCGCGGCGGCGCATTGTCCGGTTGTCTTGACTCCGCCGCAGGCGACGCGCGTCATTGCGCCGGCGCGGAAAATATCCTGTTGCAGAAGTATTTCCACGGAAACCGTTGGCCGCTCAGAAAATACCACCGGTGGCCGCTGATTTCCTTTCCGGCCAGTCCGGCCGCGAAACTGACAAGCCGTATCCACGGAACACGGCGGTGGGACAGCAGATAGGCGGCATCCGGCCGTCCTTTCCAGGCCGAGTGCATGACAATCTCATCCGACCGCTCGAAAGTGCCCTCTTCAGAGCACCGCTCAAGATATTGGTAATAGATGTCGCACCACCGACGCAGCGGTTCGGTCGCGCCGCCGAAAAAATTGCCCATGATGGCGGGGCAGGTCGAGGCATAAATCAGAATCAAGCCCACCTTGTCCCGCGACAGTGCCCGGCACACCCGCAGATTGGGCCATTCGACGCCTTCGGAAAGGCGCAGTCCGAACCTCTCGCCCCTGAACAGGCCGACATCGCACCAGAAAAACATCTCCGAACCAAAAGGATTTTCCGACATCGCCTGCCGCAGGAAATGATGTTTCTCATGCCAAATCAAACTGCATGTGACAAAGGCTTCGGCGCGTTCCGCCGGAAACGGCAGGCGCTTCAGATTGTCCAGATACCGGTAGGCATAAAACGCCTCCGGGCGGGTGACATGGTACACCGCCGGCTTGCCTCCCCGCGCTTCCTTCAGCATGTCCAGGGACTGCTCGTCGCAGAAGATGACCAACGGCCAGCGGATAAACGGCAGCAGGTTTCTGATCCAGTCCGGATACGGGTTGCCCCACTCCGGATGGTCAATTTTCACTCCCACATTGAAATAGGCCGTCACCAGCGTCAGCGGGGATTGCCCGTGCGTTTCCATTTCGTTGTCGGCAACGCGCGTCATTTTCCCGAACCGGAGAATATTCCCTTGCAGATGTGTTTCCACGGAAACCGCCTGCCGCTCAGGAGATACCACCGGTGGCCATACCCCTTTTTCCCGGCCAGCCTCGTCAGAAAAGCGAGGGGCCGCAGCCACGGAACAATGCCGGGGGGCAGCGGATATGCCATATCCGGGTGTTTGATGTAAAGAGATTCCATGATGCCCTCTTCCGAATAAATCATCGTCCCCTTCCGCGCGCGCCGTTCAAGATGACGGTAATACGCATCGCACCATTCGCGCGCCGGCTTCACCGCGCCCCCGAAAAACTGGCCGGTGAAATTGGGGCGGTCAAAATTCCCGTACGGCAGCAGAACCGCCCTGTCCTGCGGCAACTCCCTGCATATCCGGAGATTGGGCCATTCGGCATCCCCGCAAAAGCGCAATTCCATCCTGACGGCGGAACGCCAGGGCGCGTCCCGCCTGAATCTGAACATGCCGATATCGCACCAGAAAAGCATTTCCGAATTAAACGGGTTTTCCGACAGCGCGCGCCGCAGAAAATTGTGTTTCTCGTGCCAAACCAGGGAAACTTCGGCGGAAAGCCCTGCGTAGGGTTTCTTCAAATCCTTCAGCAGGTTCCAGTACTTGTAAACAACAAAATCTTCCGGGCGGGTGACATGCCAAACCGCCGGCTTGTCGCCCCTCGCCTCCTTCAGCATGTCCACGGACTGCTCGTCGCAGAAAATCACCAGCGGCCACTTGATATACGGCAGGAAGTTTCTGCTCCAGTCCGGATACGGGTTTCCGGTGTATTTCACCTGTTTGCGGCCCAGATTGAAACAGGCCGTCACCAGCGTGATCGGATGCTGTCCGGTTGTTTCCATCCCGTTGCCGGCAGCGCGCGTCATCGCGCCGGCGCGGAAAAGAGCCTGCTGCAAAAGTATTTCAACGGAAACCGCCTGCCGTTCAGGAGATAGTATTTGTAACCCATCACTGCATTTCTTCGCCGAAGGCAAGCAATATACGGAACACTGTCAAGCGGCATCGTATATGCGAGTTCCGGCTTTCTCCTCCAGCAGGACATCATGACGAACTCTTCTCTATAGACAAAATTCCCATTCTGCTTGCATTTTTCAAGACACCGGTAATAAGCGTCGCACCACCGGCGCGAAGGCTCAATCGCGCCCCCGAAAAACTGGGCATTGATACGACTAAGGTCCGCGTTTGCCAAAATCACTTTATCTTGCGGCAACGCACGGCACACCCCAAGATTGGGCCATTCGATGTCTTCAAACAGGCGAAATGTCATCCGCGGCCCCTCAATCATGGGCGCATCAGGATTGTACCTGAACTGGCCGATATCGCACCAGAAAAGCATCTCCGAACCGAAAGGGTTCTCCAACAGCGCCTGCCGCAGAAAATGATGTTTCTCATGCCAGATTAAACTGCGTGCAACAAAAACCTCGCGTGTAATGGGGGCTTCGCCATAGAGCGTGCAACATGGCAGGCGCTTCAGGTCATCCAGATACCTGTATGTATAAAACTCCTCCGGACGGGTGACGCGCCAAACCGCCGGCTTGTCCCCTCTCGCCTCTTTGAGCATGTCCAGCGATTGCTCGTCGCAGAACACCACCAGCGGCCACCGGACATGCGGCAGGAAGTTCCTGATCCAGCCCGGATACGGATTTTCCAACTCCGGATGTTCGGGTTTCCCTCCCAATTCAAAATAAGCCGTCACCAGCGTTATCGGGTGCCGCTCCGCTGTCTCCATCCCGCTGTCGGCGGCGCGCATCATCGCACCGGCCCGGAAATGAGCCTTCTGCAAAAGTACCGCCACGGCAACCGCCTGCCGTTCAGGAGATACCACTCGAAATCCAGTGCAGGCCTTTGCTTTTTAAGGAAAACAGTATATGGAGCGGAATAAGACGAAATCACATGCGCGAGTTCAGGTTGCCTCCTCCAGCAGGACATCATGACGTACTCTTCTCTCTCGGTAAGACTTCCATTCTGCTTTCGTCGTTCAAGACGTTGGTAATAAGCGTCGCACCACCGGCGCGAAGGCTCAATCGCGCCTCCGAAAAAGCAGCCAGCCATGGCATCGTAAGGCGCCCCGGCTAAAACCACTTTATCTTTCGGCAATGCCCGACACACTTCGAGATTGGGCCATTCGATATCTTCAAACAGGCGAAATGCCCTCCGCCGAGACGACCACCAGGGGGCGTCCGGCTCGTATCTGAGCTTAGCGATATCGTACCAGAAAAACATCTCCGAACCAAAAGGGTTCTCCGACAGCGTCTGCCGCAGAAAATGATGCTTTTCATGCCAGACCAAACTGCGAACAACGAAGGCTTCGGCACGTTCCGCAGGAAATGACAGGCGCTTCAGATCTTCCAGATACTTGTACACATAAAAATCTTCCGGGCGAGTGACATGCCAAACCGCCGGCTTGTCCCCTCTCGCCTCTTTGAGCATGTCCAGCGATTGCTCGTCGCAGAACACCACCAGCGGCCACCGGACATGCGGCAGGAAGTTCCTGATCCAGCCCGGATACGGATTTTCCAACTCCGGATGTTCGGGTTTCCCTCCCAATTCAAAATAAGCCGTCACCAGCGTTATCGGGTGCCGCTCCGCTGTCTCCATCCCGCTGTCGGCGGCGCGCATCATCGCACCGGTCCGGAAAAGATTCTTCTGCAAAGGTAGCGCCACGGAAACCGCCTGCCGTTCAGGAGATACCATTTGTAAGCCATGGCACGGCTTCCCCCTATAAGCAAACCAATATACGGAACAGAATGAGCCGATATCACATGCACGAGTTGCCGTCGTCTCCTCCAACAGGATAGCATGACGTGCTCTTCCGAAGAGGTAAAAACCCCGTTCTGCTTTCGTTTTCCAAGGCGCCGGTAATAAGCGTCGCACCATCGGCGCGAAGGCTCAACCGCACCCCCAAACCAGGCGCCGGCAGGACGCGCTTTATCGTCGCGACACCTCCCTGCCAAAACTACTTTATCTTGTGGCAACATACGACACACCTCAAGATTTGGCCATTCGATATCCTCAAGCAGGCGAAATCTCATCCGCCGGGCCGTCCACCAGGACGCATCCGGCTCCAATCTGAAAACACCGATATCGCACCAGAACAGCATCTCCGAACCAAAAGGATTTTCTGACAGCGCCTGCCGCAGAAAATGATGTTTTTCATGCCAAACCAGACTGCGTGTAATGCAGACTTCGGCATGTTCTTCGGGAAATGACAGGCGCTTCAAGTCGTCCAGATACCTGTAGGTATAAAAGTCCTCCAGGCGGGTGACGCGCCAAACCGCCGGCTTGTCCCCTCTCGCCTCTTTGAGCATGCCCAGCGATTGCTCGTCGCAGAATACCACCAGCGGCCACCGGACAAGCGGCAAAAAGTTCCTGATCCAGCCCGGATACGGATTTTCCAACTCCGGATGTTCGGGTTTCCCTCCCAATTCAAAATAAGCCGTCACCAGCGTCAGCGGGTATTGGCCGTGCGCCCCCTTCCCGCTGCTTGCGGCATGCATCACCGCCCCGGCCCGGGAAGGAGGCATTTGAGACAATATTTCCACGGAAACCGTTCACCGGACAGAAGATACCAACCAGCACTGCTGCCATCGTAAGGCTTTCCGGCAGGCCTCCCTGTCAACAGTCTGTACAAAAACCTGCCGCGACGTCTCCATGCAATACCGGAAGACAGCAGGTACGCAATCTCCGGTTGTCTCATGTAGAGCAGACACATGGCAACCTGATCAATATAGGGAACCTTTCCATCTTGCCAGGCTTTGTCAAGAAATTGGCGGTAAGCGTCACACCATCTGCGTGTCGGCTTCAACGCACCCCCGAAAAAACCGCCGCCGATTTGAACAGACCCGATGCGGGAACCAGCGTCAGGAACGAGAAACACCCTGTCTTGCGGCAACATCCGGCATATCCGGAGATTGGGCC comes from Gammaproteobacteria bacterium and encodes:
- the leuD gene encoding 3-isopropylmalate dehydratase small subunit, whose protein sequence is MRAFQVEQGIVAPLDRANVDTDAIIPKQYLKSVKRTGFGPNLFDDWRYLDPGDIGDDHSKRRPNPDFVLNRARYRGAGILLARENFGCGSSREHAVWALMDAGFFAVIAPRFAELFFGNSFKNGLLPVELPDAAVDELFARTAAREGYRLTVDLPRQRVGDGESSWPFEVDPFRKRCLLEGLDEIGLTLRHAADIRACEQRRRRAAPWLFND
- the leuC gene encoding 3-isopropylmalate dehydratase large subunit → MPGLTLYDKLWRDHLVREEDGGMGLLYIDRHLVHEVTSPQAFEGLRLAGRGLWRASSILAVADHNVPTQNRARGVADPVARVQLDTLTRNCGEHGLTYYGLDDERQGIVHVIGPEQGATLPGMTLVCGDSHTSTHGAFAALAMGVGTSEVEHVFATQCLPAKKLRNMRISVNGALPRGVTAKDVVLAIIGKIGAGGGTGYAIEYAGDVIRGFSMENRMTVCNMTIEAGARAGLVACDEVTRDYLCGRPYAPAGEMWERAQRAWRDCRSDDSAVFDREVSINAAEVEPQVTWGTSPEMVAAVGGRVPDPDGESDPVRAEGWRKALAYMDLRPGTAIGDIMLDKVFIGSCTNSRIEDLREAAAIVRGRRVAAGIRQALVVPGSGPVKRQAEREGLDRIFIDAGFEWREPGCSMCLGMNEDRLAAGERCASTSNRNFEGRQGQGGRTHLVSPAMAAAAAVAGRFVDVRDWRD